One segment of Deinococcus detaillensis DNA contains the following:
- a CDS encoding alpha/beta hydrolase family protein: protein MDLTADLPAYCAVSTGQAALERLLALTESQARMVLSRCAAALSLYPAWERHDWVMPEPKWALRAYGGHFLDLERVARQLGSVRHQPGKNGYLHVPSGLAFAAHQAAHGQVTLVLGGLNSSDGDGQLHSLLAEAQQLGAGLLNVVGGVPRLYRWADRLTLLMDHELSQEGREGPLTLTGHSLGGGLAQYAGLMNKLPVLAFSPTALGWGVLDVLKDAGRLVDPAAVIHLIRSYSLAGDPIPSLGTGWLHAAVVGEHLWLPRSPGVPAVRYATNHGQIYSHLAAHLQAQWPDLPNATPGF, encoded by the coding sequence ATGGACCTGACTGCGGATCTGCCCGCTTACTGTGCAGTCTCCACCGGTCAGGCGGCCTTGGAGCGCCTGCTGGCCCTGACTGAATCCCAGGCCAGGATGGTCTTGAGCCGCTGCGCCGCCGCGCTCAGCCTGTACCCGGCCTGGGAACGGCACGACTGGGTCATGCCAGAACCCAAGTGGGCCCTGCGTGCCTACGGTGGGCACTTTCTGGACCTGGAACGAGTGGCGCGGCAGCTGGGCAGCGTGCGGCATCAACCTGGAAAAAACGGCTACTTGCACGTCCCCAGCGGGCTGGCCTTCGCGGCCCATCAGGCTGCGCACGGCCAGGTGACCCTGGTGCTGGGGGGCCTTAACTCCAGTGACGGCGACGGTCAACTGCACAGCCTGCTCGCCGAGGCGCAACAACTGGGTGCCGGGCTGCTGAACGTGGTGGGAGGCGTGCCCAGGCTCTACCGCTGGGCGGACCGGCTCACCCTGCTGATGGACCACGAACTGTCGCAGGAGGGCCGCGAAGGGCCGCTGACCCTGACCGGGCATTCGCTCGGAGGCGGGCTGGCCCAGTACGCTGGCCTGATGAACAAGCTGCCAGTTCTGGCCTTCAGCCCCACCGCCCTGGGTTGGGGAGTGCTGGACGTGCTGAAGGACGCCGGGCGACTGGTCGATCCAGCTGCTGTCATCCACCTGATCCGAAGTTACTCGCTGGCTGGTGATCCCATTCCCTCCCTTGGAACCGGTTGGCTGCACGCTGCCGTGGTCGGCGAACATCTGTGGCTCCCCCGGTCGCCTGGGGTGCCCGCGGTGCGGTACGCCACCAACCACGGCCAGATCTACTCGCATCTGGCCGCCCATCTCCAGGCCCAGTGGCCTGACTTGCCCAATGCCACCCCAGGCTTCTGA